Proteins encoded by one window of Clostridium cagae:
- the recG gene encoding ATP-dependent DNA helicase RecG, with protein sequence MDIYSDISSLKGVGPKLTERLNKCGIFNLLDLLLYFPRDYEFVNCNILFEEINGEEKQILRCKVIRIKGDIKTKTGKILTTIEFEYNGHKVYGKWFNQRYIKNTFYINKVYNLMGKFKRIGKTLEVTNPTIVCEEALDNSILPKYPLKGDISNKVIEKLINLVIDSIIIKENLPLDMLNKYNLISLNDAIRSIHFPENKDLLEKAIIRLKFQELFTYSLKLLLVKHKLNKNKNGICFEWDNQLKVLKDNIPYSLTNAQTKVVREILRDQKSQKPMNRLVQGDVGSGKTIVALISIFNVIKNGYQCAFMAPTEILANQHYEESKKLFQDFNIDIEILTGSTTLKEKRRIKEKIKQENAMLIIGTHTLFQDDVIFNKLGLIITDEQHRFGVEQRSKLINKGKKADCLVMTATPIPRTLALYLYSDLDVSIIDELPPGRKRIDTRFYQENNRDIGYELALEEINKGRQVYIVCPLIDEDEKEELNSVETLYTKLKNGIFKDIGVEILHGKMKAIEKQDRISRFKNNEFKVLISTTVIEVGVNVPNASVMIIENAERFGLAQLHQLRGRVGRGKYASYCILIAKAKSNVTKKRMMIMTESNDGFFISEEDLKLRGSGEMFGRKQSGDSNFILADLYEDISILRAAKHEAIDILHNNYKENIKLISEMQKSLENNSKYICFN encoded by the coding sequence ATGGATATATATAGCGATATTTCTTCATTGAAGGGTGTAGGTCCTAAGTTAACAGAAAGATTAAATAAATGTGGTATATTTAATCTTTTAGATCTTTTATTGTATTTTCCAAGAGATTATGAATTTGTTAATTGTAATATATTATTTGAAGAAATAAATGGTGAAGAAAAGCAAATTTTAAGATGCAAGGTTATAAGAATAAAAGGTGATATAAAAACTAAAACTGGAAAAATATTAACAACAATAGAATTTGAATATAATGGACATAAGGTTTATGGCAAATGGTTTAATCAAAGATATATTAAAAATACTTTTTATATTAACAAAGTATATAATTTAATGGGGAAATTTAAAAGAATAGGTAAAACTCTTGAAGTGACTAATCCCACCATTGTATGTGAGGAAGCATTAGATAATAGTATTTTACCTAAATATCCTTTAAAAGGAGATATAAGCAATAAGGTTATAGAAAAATTAATTAATCTTGTTATTGATTCAATAATTATAAAAGAAAATCTTCCTCTAGATATGTTAAATAAGTATAATCTTATATCTTTAAATGATGCAATAAGGTCAATTCATTTTCCAGAGAATAAAGATTTATTAGAAAAAGCTATCATTAGATTAAAATTTCAAGAATTATTTACTTATTCATTAAAATTATTATTAGTAAAACATAAACTTAATAAGAATAAAAATGGAATATGTTTTGAGTGGGATAATCAACTTAAAGTATTGAAAGATAATATACCATATTCTTTAACAAATGCTCAAACGAAAGTTGTCAGGGAAATTTTAAGAGATCAGAAATCTCAAAAACCTATGAATAGATTAGTCCAAGGTGATGTTGGAAGCGGAAAAACTATAGTTGCATTAATTTCTATATTTAATGTAATAAAGAATGGATATCAATGTGCTTTTATGGCGCCAACAGAAATACTTGCTAATCAGCATTATGAAGAATCTAAAAAATTATTCCAAGATTTTAATATAGATATTGAGATATTAACTGGAAGTACGACATTGAAAGAAAAGAGAAGAATAAAAGAAAAAATAAAACAAGAAAATGCCATGTTGATTATAGGTACTCATACATTATTTCAAGATGATGTTATTTTTAATAAATTAGGACTTATAATAACCGATGAGCAACATAGGTTTGGTGTTGAACAAAGAAGTAAGCTTATTAACAAAGGGAAAAAAGCAGATTGTTTAGTAATGACAGCAACACCGATACCTAGAACTTTGGCTCTGTATTTATATTCAGATTTAGATGTTTCAATAATTGATGAACTACCTCCGGGAAGAAAAAGAATAGATACTAGATTTTATCAAGAAAACAATAGAGATATTGGATATGAATTGGCTCTAGAAGAAATAAATAAGGGAAGGCAAGTATATATAGTTTGTCCTCTTATTGATGAAGATGAAAAAGAAGAATTAAATTCTGTAGAAACTTTATATACTAAGTTAAAAAATGGTATCTTTAAAGATATAGGAGTTGAAATACTTCATGGCAAAATGAAGGCAATTGAAAAACAAGATAGAATAAGTAGATTTAAAAATAATGAATTTAAAGTATTAATATCTACAACTGTTATAGAAGTAGGGGTTAATGTGCCTAATGCATCGGTTATGATAATAGAAAATGCTGAGAGATTTGGCTTAGCTCAATTGCATCAATTAAGAGGACGTGTTGGCAGAGGAAAATATGCATCATATTGTATTTTAATTGCTAAAGCAAAGAGCAATGTAACTAAAAAAAGAATGATGATTATGACAGAGTCAAATGATGGATTTTTTATCTCAGAAGAAGATTTGAAATTAAGAGGATCAGGTGAAATGTTTGGTAGAAAACAAAGTGGAGATTCAAATTTTATTTTAGCGGATTTATATGAGGACATTAGTATATTAAGGGCTGCTAAACATGAAGCTATTGATATACTACATAATAATTATAAAGAAAATATTAAGCTTATAAGTGAAATGCAAAAAAGTTTGGAAAACAATAGTAAATACATTTGTTTTAATTAA
- the rsmD gene encoding 16S rRNA (guanine(966)-N(2))-methyltransferase RsmD translates to MRIISGKARGRKLIPPASMETRPTLDRVKEAMFSMIQGYIPDSNVIDVFAGTGSLGLEAASRGAKEVYLIDKSSETFPLLKENIKSLKFDDFCFGLNMDSYEALRKLSNQGKVFELIFIDPPYCKEMIPKAIEIIKESNILSENGIIVTKIDTIEEIYDGYEDIILIKSRKYGNTTVCFYAYKED, encoded by the coding sequence TTGAGAATAATATCAGGAAAAGCAAGGGGACGTAAATTAATACCTCCTGCAAGTATGGAAACAAGACCAACATTAGACAGAGTTAAAGAGGCTATGTTTAGCATGATACAAGGATATATACCAGATTCAAATGTTATAGATGTTTTTGCTGGAACAGGAAGTCTTGGATTAGAAGCAGCTAGTAGAGGTGCTAAAGAAGTTTACTTGATAGATAAAAGTTCTGAAACCTTTCCTTTGTTAAAAGAAAATATAAAAAGTTTAAAATTTGATGATTTTTGTTTTGGCTTGAATATGGATTCATATGAAGCGTTAAGAAAATTATCAAATCAAGGAAAAGTTTTTGAATTAATTTTTATAGATCCACCATATTGTAAAGAGATGATTCCTAAAGCTATTGAAATTATAAAAGAAAGCAATATTTTAAGTGAAAATGGAATAATTGTAACTAAAATTGATACCATAGAAGAGATTTATGATGGATATGAAGATATAATTTTAATAAAGAGTAGAAAATATGGTAACACTACAGTGTGTTTTTATGCGTATAAGGAGGACTAA